Proteins from a single region of Nomascus leucogenys isolate Asia chromosome 2, Asia_NLE_v1, whole genome shotgun sequence:
- the CRNDE gene encoding colorectal neoplasia differentially expressed peptide: VLSAKFTSELRSSSKCWLTFVLAHPKARLQSLQFIMELLYWLLEGGDSEDKEIQPSVFEISCDMFQSRCKEHGKIKVHEWFKYVLDVPVYRL; this comes from the exons GTGTTGTCAGCTAAGTTCACTTCTGAACTAAGGAGTTCCTCCAAATGTTGGCTGACATTTGTCCTTGCACATCCCAAGGCTCGTCTACAA aGTCTGCAATTCATAATGGAGCTACTGTACTGGCTATTGGAAGGAGGAGATTCTGAAGATAAGGAG attcagCCGTCGGTCTTTGAAATTTCCTGTGATATGTTTCAATCTAGATGCAAAGAACATGGAAAAATCAAAGTGCACGAGTGGTTTAAATATGTTTTGGATGTTCCTGTTTATAGACTATAA